AGCACTACTACCCAGCATGTTTACTTCATTTCAAagtgcagggttacttatagttcatAGAAGTTAAACAAATCACAGCAAGGAGAAGAGCATTCTCCTACATAGCCTCACTTTGGAATATTCTTTCTACCTCTGTTCATGATTCATACATGATTcatgcaaaggatcaataaagtatctttccatccatccatccatccatccatccatttatttatttatttcagaaaACACACCAGGAATGTGTGGCTTCAATCCATGGGCTCTGGGGTCTGGTGctcttatgtttttttttctatttatttatgtattttctcccattttctcccaatttagcgtagccaattagtcttccgggGCTGGTGATCCCAATTGTATTCaaagagggtatatttgcctgctccatgcccccttgaacacgtgtgcagttcttcaaccccttcttttttcACCCAGTTGCACATATGGCTGCTCCACTTCTGCTAaccaggatccttacacagcgtttgatgACCCCACCCACTAAGTCCAGTCTTTTCTCACACAGCAGACTCAGaggtcaattttgtctgctgcaggcactgccaattatgcccactagatggcacccagctgaccatcagtgctggtgtgctagcggaatataccggtgcgccacctgggcaccttggTGCTCTTATGTTTTGTCACTATTCCATGTAGTGATTTGTTGGTTCATCTTCGAACTGGGACTGCCCATCCCGACTATATACAAAGGagagagcttgggggttctaggtcatagagGTCTGTTGTGATAAGGAATGTTGGGTTGTTGTCATTTGGCTCTTGTGCAATAACTCAGGTTTGTTATTGGTGGTGTTGATGGTGGAGTCTCATGCTATTCACTGCACAATTGACATCTtactaataatattttttaatatcacattttaactacagcTTCTGTTTTTTTACCCTGAGGTGGTACTGACTTGAACCTTTTTTACCCACCTGAGGCTGAAGCCGGCAAGTTTGAGCCTGCCATGCCAACTATGAGGTGGTACTGATTTGAACCTCTTGCTGCATATGATGAAAATCTGCCGTGTCGGCACTTACAATGTGTAGAACTCACCATTAGACCTTACCACAGACTGGtctaaataatgaagaactcaaaTTCTTGATGCTTTCACTTCTTATAGCTTTtgttaaaaacacttttattttatatgcatgGATTGTTTACTATTCTAATTCTAGGCCATTCAAAGAAGatgggtccctgttgagtctgatTCCTCTCAATGTTTCTTTCTTGTAATTTAAAGGTAGATTTTTCCTTGCCATTTTTACCCTTGGCTTGCTTTTTTGTCCTGAATTCTGTAAacttgctttaagacaatgtctattataaaaagcactatacaaataaatttgacttgactgggGGTAATATACTTAAACAACAGATGGAATTATTGCCTGACTGATCCTGAGCTAACGCCTTGTGGGAATCTCAATAGAGATACAACCCAGGGCAAGTCTTGGCCAGCCAACTGGTTGGAGCAGGCCTCACCAATCTGGAGCCAAAGCACTGTGTTGTAGAAATGGCACATTCATTAAAGCATAAGGATCTCTTTATACAGACAGAGGTCACACCTTACAATCAGTAAGGGAATGCTGGGGACCTATTTAATCCTGGGTTCCCACAAGCATGAAGCAATTGGAGTTGGATCAGTTGACGGATGTCaactgtttaaataaatctttgtaCATGTCTTTCACTAGCTCACTCATGTTTAAGGAGTCAAGAgtcttatgttttttttcttcaatcATATCCTACCACAGAGCAAAAGTCATGTTGCTTCACTGCACCTTGCATTTTCCCACTTTGGCTAGAATTTAGTGATTTGGCTTTTTTTTAGGTTCTTTCAATGTTCAAAGTAATCGCAATGTGACAACCTGTCACCATTTTTAAGAATATTACTCACAAATTCATACTTTAGAAGCAGTATGACTGCACAAGTTAACTGTAAAAACACTTTAGAGAGGCTTACAGTGATATTGTAAGTAGATAAGGTCTTATTTTTGtgagaaacaaaataaaaacccaGCATAAACACAATTAACTTACTCTTTAAATAATCTACTTACTTCAAAGTTTGTGAAGAAGTAAGACAGTGCAATGAAAAGCTTCTTGTCCTGATTGCAGTACCTCCAGCAGTGCAGAGCATGCCCTGTGTGAACACAAACAAAACCCTTTAATAAAATTTAACCTTGCTAGTAGAGTGGATGCCGCACAGCAACACTAAACATTATTTCTAAAGGTCATGCAGTGGTTTTTTACCCCCAAATGTTAGAGGAGCTCTGATGTCCCAGCAGTCATCAGCAGTGGTTTCCATTTAAGCTCTGtcctttaaattttatttttgcttcatcTCCTACCTATTGTGCAATCATGTTGACTGACCCTGGTTGAGGCTAGAAAAACATTTGCAGTTCTTTTCAAGGGGTGATTTATGAGCTAGCCAGTTGAGTGACCAAggtggcaattactttttcaaagtaattttttaaataacattttacagTCAGAAAAGGGCTATctctaatttcctttgggatcaataaagtatctatctatctatctatctatctatctatctatctatctatctatctatctatctatctatctatcacatTTTACACCACAGTATTTTTGATAAAAGTACTGATAAATGACTGATAAATATCTAACTTTTTACACCTAAGTGgataaatacatactgtataatggACATTTAACTATTTTTGTTACACAAATAGTATTCAAatataatttcatattaaacagaattaatgattaaaaacaaccaaaaaacTGATGATAAATGGGACTGAGGTCCGTTCCCCCCACACCAAACTTATATCTTTTCATCCCTACTTTTAACAAATGTGTTAAAAGTAAGGATGTTGACTGTTAACTGATTAACCAATAACCAACCAGTCATTGTTCAATTAATACTGTccattaaaatgtcatttaaattcatttacaGCTGGTGCTCATCTTGAATTAAAAGTGGAACTACAAATCTCTCAGCATTTTAGGGTGCAGGAGTGCTTTGCTGTTCTAACATCACAGGGATACTTTATGCATTCGTATTTAAATGATGAACGATGGAACTTTTATGCAGTAAAATCACAAATGGACACTGCTTTTGACTCTGAGTCTGTCTGCATGTTAAACTCtgcacatttattaataataaatacaagaacAGGGAGATTCACTTGAAAGAAGCCCCAAATATTCTGTAATAACTCTTGCTAAGACTAACTAATGTGCTACTCAGTATATGGAGCTTCAAACAAGCCAGGATGGCCCTGTGTCGGCGCGATGAGGTagatgtagtccatctgtttctctacatgctttgttagtcccctttcatgctgttcttcaatggtcaggactctaccaggaccaccacagagcaggtattatttgggtggtggatcattctcagcactgcagtgacactgacatggtggtggtgtgttagtgtgtgttgtgctggtatgagtggatcagacacagcagcgctgctggagtttttaaataccgtgtccactcactgtccactttattagacactcctacctagttggttcaccttgtagatgttaaagtcagagacgatcgctcatctattgctgctgctcgagttggtcatcttctagaccttcatcagtggtcacaggacgctgcccacggggcgctgttggctggatgtttttggttggtggacttttctcagtccagcagtgacagtgagatgtttaaaaactccatcagcattgctgtgtcttatccactcataccagcacaacacactaacacaccaccaccatgtcagtgtcactgcagtgctgagaatgacccaccacccaaataatagctaCTCTGTTGTGGTCATGGGGGAGTCCTgactagggctgcacgatattggaaaaaactgacattgcgattttttcttcctgcgatatatattgcgatttaaaaaaatgcaggaattttcaccacattattaataatattaataatgcatgtatcttactctaaataaggggctcatctgtaaaaaaagggtggtgcctacaagagatacaaaagattatgacaagctacatctttgtactcggttgaaactgagcattaaactaagaaagcttcaatatcacatgaggaaattaacaagattgacaaaatgggtcatttaatattttatttcacaatcaaaacctcttcaaggagtaaacattatttaaaaaaaactatacaaacaaaagagcagctataaACCTGTTCGAAATCCGAGATGCCTTACTAaactcactactgaggcatcttaatatttcaatgttattttgactcaagaacgagtgagaatcggaagcgtccttagtgatgaaggcaatcccagaagttattttcaaatgtaaataaataattattgatttttaacgagtgtttttatttgcaagtttgggcttgtcagcaaatgtaacagttttctgtacatgaatcgagatgttatattgacatgttagcgctgtcccacctcattctattggttttaatggcaagatgctaaatgctaaagtagcgcgttcgaataacctgccttataagtcaatgacttattagaatcctctctactgaggcagctgcatatgtaggtagtaagacagcaaggcaggtcactaggttttcgaacacactggtAGATTATGTCATGGAAAAGGAGAACGGTGTGAATTCtcgttttgtgtcaagcagcaaaaaagttgtagcatgacgtatttgatttaatttgcattaagtgacattgcacgtcctgcgatgtgactattgcgcatgcacacatcgcgatgacgatgctgaaacgatatatcgtgcagccctagtcctgaccattgaagaacagcatgaaagggggctaacaaagcatgcagagaaacagatgactacagtcagtgattgtagaactaccaagtgctcttatatgttaagtggagctgataaaatcgagagtgtagaaacaaggaaatggttttaatgttatggctgatcagtgtatgtcaagGTATGCGGCATATATTGCTTCATTCTAACGGGAGTTACAACAGAATATTCGGTGCCTCTTTCAAGTGAATCTCCCTGAAAAACCATCTGAACCCAAAACACTGTCCCTTTTGAAAAGCATGGCTTTGTAATATTATGCCCATTGCAATAAACATATGGACTGCAGTGAGAAGTTTTTGTATTGCCAGATGCTGGTACTTTACCTTGAACTCTTTGCTGGAATCTGCCTGTTTCATCTCCTATGCAGAAGCAGCTTTGCTCAAAAGTGATTTGCTCATATTTTTGCAGGTTGGCCAGCACAGTGCCACACACAGGCATATACAGGGTGCTTCCATTGGGCTTCCAGCTCTCCGAGTAGTACACTCCTCTCTGGCCATCAATCTGTACAAAACTGCCTAGAATGAAATGAGACACAAACAGGTGCTTTGGTGGACGGAGTAAGGTTTGCAATAACTGAAAAACATGGTGGACAATATGGCTATGAACACTTGGCACAACCACatctagggctgcaactatcgattattccagcgattaatcgagtaatcggataagaaatacttttgctttaacaaagagcaaaaacaaatacatattagattaaataagacatgtttcttaaaccaaactctacatttgtattccttgcatacaggacagtttaacattttttaaatgcaaaaataaataaatcaaaaataaatcaatttactttaaaaatgtaaacaggcaacctgaaacatcaggtcatcaagtcataaataataataaacaaaaatacatgaacataagcctgtaatttgtgcaactttcaaaactcaaagtttcagctacaacTCACACAAAGCTTTAAatcataaagctttaatattttgttgggaggttttgtggtgtttgtagggggataaaaatctgtcaggattgtgtctctagatgaggtagatctggtgtgtgtgtgtgtgtgtatgtatgtgtgtgtttgcctaaatcttcataaaagcctgtggtggttgaaacgaagtaaagtcagtaaacatgagtaaagtaaacacgacgctctgatggtgtggatgttatacttacatttacattttcagcatttagcagacgcttttatccaaagcgacttacacaatgagcagaacacgatgagcaattgagggttaagggccttgctcagggacccaacagtggcaacttggtggtggcggggcttgaaccggcaaccttctgtttactaatccagtaccttaaccactgagctatcttgAGAAACGTAAAGTTTTTAATCTGTAAGTTTTAATATAGCATGTAGGCTTTTGACAGTAGTTTCGCACTTCAAGTTTCCTCTTAAAGACAGTTGAACACAGATGACTTGGTCTCTAAGATGTCTTTGATTTCCAGTATGCTGAACCCTCATAATAAACACTTTTGCTTTCTTCTACCATCAAACAGGCATGCAAAGATCTTCAAAAGTTAAACTATGTGATACTGTGTGTGGTATGACAAGAGTAACTAAAAACTCAGCTGAGACTGAGTGCAAAATTTACACATAAGTGtcaggaagaaaaaaaatgctgttcTGATCTTGTGATGTGAAGTTAATAAATAAGAGACTGTTTTAGTGAATGACTAATAAATGACACAATTCGCAAATAGGTTTTTGCAGATGTTAGTGAATAATCATTAACCAATAACCTGCCAATTAAAAGGTCGTTCAAATTTTTATGCTTTATTTGAACAGAAAGCAAAGATATCTTTTTACACATACAAGAGACAAGAAAGCTGATTTGAGGCTCACCTTTGAATCTGCCTGAACTGAAAACTTCCCAAAAACGAAAACAAGGTGTAATTTCTGTTAGTTGGGTCCAAGAATATAATTAACAAAATGCCTAAATTTGCCACTGACATCGACAACGTCCTGAGAAAGCCTTCATCAACTGTTAGGAACCTTGGAGTACTGTTCGACTCCTCTCTCTCCTTTTAATCCCAGATCAGTTCACTAACTAAATCTACATTCTTTTATCTCTGCAACATCGCACGGCTACAACCTCTACTCTCCACTAGTGATGCCAAAACACTGGTTCATGCTTTCATTTTCTCTTGTATTGATTACTGTAACTCTCTATATTCGTGTCTTCCTCCTAAAAAACTGCAATACATTCAATACTGTAAAGCTAGAGTGCTCACTCAATAAAAAAATCGACCCACATCACCCTTATTGTTAATGAGCTTCATTGGCTTCCAGTAACGTCAAGTATCAAATACAAAATTCtgttctttacatttaaagCACCCCCCCCTCCCCATGGTCTGGCCCCAGCCCATCTTGGAGATCCTAATTGCTCTCTAAGGTCCTGGCAGATCTTTTTAAGTGGAGTGAATTGCAGGCATCAAACTCTAAATAtgtaacatacaccgatcagccataacattacaaccacctcctggtttctacacacactgtccattttatcagctcctcttaccatatagaagcactttatagttctacaattattgactgtagttcatctgtttctctacatatcttttttgcctgctttcaccctgttcttcaatggtcaggacccccacaggaccacgacagagcaggtattatttaggtggtggatcattctcagcactgcagtgacaatgacatggtggttgtgtgttaagacacagcatttttaaataccgggtacactcactgtccactctatcagacactcctacctagttgatccaccttttagatgtaaagtcagagacgatcgctcatatattgctgctgtttcagttggtcatcttctagaccttcatcggtggtcacaggacgctgcccacggggtgctgttggcaggatgtttttggttggtggactattttcagtccagcagtgacagtgaggtgtttaaaaactccatcaacactgctgtgtcttatccactcataccagcaccagcatactaacacaccaccaccatatgtcagtgtcactgcagtgctgagaatgatccaccacccaaataatacctactctgtagtggtcctgggggggtcctgaccattgaagaacagcataaaagcaggctaaaaagtatgtagagaaacagattgactacagtcagtaattgtagaactacaaagtgcttctatatggtaagtggagctgataaaacggacagtgcgtgtagaaacaagcctgattggtgtatttacaaaatagatTGAAGTTATTCATTAAGattattaaaatagaaatagaaaacactggaaatatgtacacaaaataaaataaaaaaacatcagaATAAAAAGGCTTCTACAGGCAAAAGTGAGAATTTAGTGTGACCTCCCTTGGCCCTAAGCACATCTTTAACTCATTGGGGGAAACTGTCCTGTGGTTTTCTGAGGTAATTTTCTGGTATTTTATATCAGATTTCTTAGCACTTCTCAAGGGTCTTCTTTAGGTTTaagttatcttttatttttttcctctgttcAGGTGATCCCATACTCCCTCCATAATATTCAAGTCTTGGCTCTGTGGAGGCCAGTCCATGACTGTCAGTGTTTTATTAGCTGTTTTTCTCAAATATAATTTCACTGTATTAGAAGTGTGCTTAGAATCGTTATCAtactgaaaaataaaaccattcccaATTGGGTGCTTTACAGAAAGAAATGGCATGATAAATTAAAACctgtctgtaattttcaggaTTCATGATCCCATCAATAGGTACATTATCGCCAACACCACTGGCAGAAATGCAGCGCCAAAGCAGGACAGACCCTTCACCATGTTTTACTGAGTGTCGCAAGCATTCATTCTTCTATCCCTCTTAAACTCTTTTCCTCACATACTGTCAACAACTTGAATAAGTCACttcataatatttttttttcacaacacacactaacacaccaccaccatgtcagtgttactgccgtgctgagaatgtgccaccacccaaatactacctactctgtagtggtcctgggagcactgaccattgaagaacagcatgaaagggggctaacaaagcatgcagagaaacagatggactacagtcagtaattgtagaactacaaagtgcttctatatggtaagtggagctgataaaataaacagtgtgtgtagaaacaaggaggtggttttaatgttatggctgattgatgtatatCTCCATTCTGGCTTTAAGTTGGACTGATGTGCTCCAAGGATCTAGTATGGTTTAAAACACTTGCAGCTGAATGTTTCAAAATGAGTTCAAAAGACAGAGTGG
The nucleotide sequence above comes from Trichomycterus rosablanca isolate fTriRos1 chromosome 8, fTriRos1.hap1, whole genome shotgun sequence. Encoded proteins:
- the si:dkey-109l4.3 gene encoding uncharacterized protein si:dkey-109l4.3; the encoded protein is MNEDISDSAACFSTKETKKKHSSFVQIDGQRGVYYSESWKPNGSTLYMPVCGTVLANLQKYEQITFEQSCFCIGDETGRFQQRVQGHALHCWRYCNQDKKLFIALSYFFTNFEVFQEMLYSLECL